One window of the Marinilactibacillus sp. Marseille-P9653 genome contains the following:
- a CDS encoding YeiH family protein, whose translation MKKVLPGFALTLLIALVATWVEAILPVHIIGSAVLAMFLGILIRPYAQKSAVIQPGIQFTAKKILKFAIVLLGASLNLNIVLEVGGQTLIILFFTLLTAFGGGALLAKWMGINSKLSNMIAAGTGICGGSAIAAMSPVIEAEDKDVSYAISATFLFDMVMIVLYPIMGRVLSLSDTVFGYWSGTSVNDTSSVVATSFAFSEAAGEIATMVKLTRTLAIIPTVLIFSYIYFKKIQSSSTVKKKVKLTQLFPWFIIFFVGMATLNSLGLISPSQVDLLKGVSRFLMVASLAAIGLKTDIKAIRQTGVKPFIFANVLSLLVVVVSITVILIQSTM comes from the coding sequence ATGAAAAAAGTTTTACCAGGATTTGCATTAACGTTACTCATTGCACTAGTAGCCACGTGGGTGGAAGCCATTTTACCTGTGCATATTATTGGCTCAGCGGTACTAGCTATGTTTTTAGGTATTCTAATTAGACCGTATGCTCAAAAGTCAGCAGTAATCCAACCGGGTATTCAGTTTACAGCTAAGAAAATTCTGAAATTTGCGATTGTACTTCTAGGTGCTTCACTGAATTTAAACATTGTCTTAGAAGTTGGAGGACAGACGCTAATTATTTTGTTTTTCACTCTATTAACAGCTTTTGGTGGGGGTGCCTTACTCGCAAAATGGATGGGAATCAACTCGAAATTGTCTAATATGATTGCAGCCGGGACAGGTATTTGTGGTGGTTCAGCTATAGCAGCGATGTCACCAGTCATTGAAGCAGAAGATAAAGATGTTTCTTACGCAATCTCTGCGACCTTTTTATTCGATATGGTCATGATTGTTCTATATCCGATCATGGGACGAGTACTTTCATTAAGTGATACGGTTTTTGGTTACTGGAGTGGGACTTCTGTAAATGATACTTCTAGTGTAGTGGCGACGAGTTTTGCCTTTTCAGAAGCAGCTGGAGAAATCGCGACTATGGTTAAATTGACTAGAACACTGGCTATTATTCCTACTGTACTCATATTTTCGTATATTTATTTCAAAAAAATTCAGTCTTCTTCAACAGTCAAGAAAAAGGTTAAGCTGACGCAGCTATTTCCTTGGTTCATCATATTCTTTGTAGGGATGGCTACATTAAATAGTTTGGGACTGATTTCTCCTTCTCAAGTAGACTTATTGAAAGGCGTTAGCCGTTTCTTGATGGTGGCTTCATTAGCAGCAATTGGTTTGAAAACAGATATTAAAGCAATCAGACAGACAGGTGTTAAACCTTTTATTTTCGCCAATGTTTTATCTCTACTTGTAGTAGTGGTTTCTATTACAGTGATTTTAATCCAAAGCACAATGTAA
- a CDS encoding amidohydrolase: MNQLIKEYITSHEQELIDFRRELHMYPEIAFEEFETTKRVAARLDTLGIPYKKMDPTGVLAEIKGDLPGKTILLRADMDALPVEELNTHLPYTSTIESKMHACGHDAHTAMLLSAASALNEIKENIQGTIRLLFQPAEEIAEGARKMVEQGVTDGIDNVFGIHIWSELESGKVSCPPGPSFAAADLLTVHFKGKGGHAAMPHQTVDAAVMASQFVSTIQSIVSREIDPLHPAVVTIGKMEVGSRFNVIAENALLEGTVRTFDYATRNKIESALKQYAEQIAQLFGGSVEVAYDRKTEPVVNESRSATLVQSTAAEAFGKDVIREQPPTMGAEDFGYYMTDRPGAFALVGAANEAKDTCWAHHHGRFNVDEEAMKVGAELYAQYALAYLNQSDF; this comes from the coding sequence ATGAATCAGCTGATCAAAGAATATATTACGAGTCATGAACAAGAATTGATTGATTTCCGCAGAGAGCTACATATGTATCCGGAAATTGCTTTCGAAGAATTTGAAACGACGAAACGAGTAGCTGCTCGTTTGGATACACTTGGGATTCCTTACAAAAAAATGGATCCTACAGGCGTTCTTGCAGAAATCAAAGGAGATTTACCTGGTAAAACGATTCTGCTAAGAGCAGATATGGATGCTCTACCGGTTGAAGAATTGAATACTCATCTGCCTTATACTTCAACTATTGAGTCGAAAATGCATGCTTGCGGCCACGATGCTCATACTGCAATGCTTTTGTCCGCTGCCTCAGCGTTAAACGAAATCAAAGAGAATATTCAAGGAACGATTCGTTTATTATTTCAACCAGCGGAAGAAATCGCTGAAGGGGCTCGCAAGATGGTTGAACAAGGGGTAACAGATGGCATTGATAATGTTTTTGGTATTCATATCTGGTCTGAGCTGGAATCAGGTAAAGTTTCTTGCCCTCCCGGCCCCTCTTTTGCTGCGGCTGATTTATTAACCGTTCATTTTAAAGGTAAAGGTGGTCATGCAGCAATGCCACACCAAACGGTAGATGCGGCTGTTATGGCGTCACAATTTGTATCAACCATCCAGTCGATTGTTTCAAGAGAAATCGACCCTCTGCATCCAGCTGTTGTGACCATTGGAAAAATGGAAGTTGGTAGTCGTTTCAATGTTATTGCAGAAAATGCTTTACTTGAAGGAACGGTACGCACTTTCGATTATGCTACTAGAAATAAAATTGAATCGGCATTGAAACAATACGCTGAACAGATTGCTCAATTATTTGGAGGAAGCGTAGAAGTAGCATACGATCGGAAAACGGAACCCGTCGTTAATGAAAGTCGTTCAGCAACCTTAGTTCAATCTACTGCTGCTGAAGCTTTCGGGAAAGACGTTATAAGGGAACAACCACCTACCATGGGTGCAGAAGATTTTGGTTACTACATGACGGATAGACCTGGAGCCTTTGCCTTAGTGGGTGCTGCAAATGAAGCTAAAGATACTTGCTGGGCACATCACCACGGTCGTTTCAATGTAGATGAAGAAGCTATGAAAGTTGGCGCAGAACTTTATGCCCAATATGCATTAGCTTACTTGAATCAATCTGACTTTTAA
- a CDS encoding TrkA family potassium uptake protein, translated as MKVIVIGGGQVGAYVARIMVEAQNDVCIIDNREKVIQYNQQEFKEEQIIYGDGADPKILERAGIYEADVVAAVTGADEINLVASTIAKFEFGIEKVIARVNNPKNEWLFTRDMGVDIPISQANLLARVISNQIDMNNMITLMKLNDKNASIVEVTVNMGSKADGATVKDIVISDNIVLIAVQRGNENMIVRGETVFQAGDHIFAYTDAEEDQTLYNLTR; from the coding sequence ATGAAAGTAATCGTAATAGGTGGCGGACAAGTGGGTGCTTACGTAGCGAGAATTATGGTTGAAGCACAAAATGATGTCTGCATTATTGATAATAGAGAAAAAGTCATTCAATACAATCAGCAAGAATTCAAAGAGGAACAAATTATCTATGGCGATGGCGCTGATCCAAAAATTCTTGAAAGAGCTGGGATTTATGAAGCAGATGTTGTAGCGGCAGTAACAGGAGCAGACGAAATTAATTTAGTAGCCTCTACAATCGCAAAGTTTGAATTCGGAATAGAAAAGGTTATTGCACGAGTGAACAATCCTAAAAATGAGTGGCTATTCACTCGAGATATGGGGGTTGATATTCCTATTAGTCAGGCTAATCTGCTTGCACGTGTGATTTCAAACCAAATTGATATGAACAATATGATTACACTCATGAAGCTGAATGATAAAAATGCTTCTATTGTTGAAGTTACAGTAAACATGGGTTCAAAAGCCGATGGTGCCACAGTGAAAGATATTGTTATTTCCGATAATATTGTACTGATTGCTGTACAAAGGGGCAATGAGAATATGATTGTGCGAGGAGAAACGGTATTCCAAGCTGGAGACCATATATTTGCTTATACAGATGCAGAAGAAGATCAGACGCTTTATAATTTAACGAGATAA
- a CDS encoding lmo0937 family membrane protein, with protein sequence MIWTLIGLLLLFWVLGLVFEIAGGLVHILLVVALLVFIYNMITGRKNKTR encoded by the coding sequence ATGATTTGGACTTTAATTGGCTTGCTATTATTATTCTGGGTATTAGGTCTAGTATTTGAAATAGCCGGCGGACTCGTACATATTTTATTAGTCGTCGCACTACTTGTTTTCATCTACAATATGATTACTGGTCGTAAAAATAAAACCAGGTAG
- a CDS encoding DUF6612 family protein — protein sequence MKSKKIGVMILSFVGALFVGGCGEPSASQVLDESIDAYNNLDSYSQSVDQTVAIENQENSEEMNIKMNSAFTTNPYSIEQVISDGATEGNTTIRYVNDVFYLEDPVSGWIELGDEGEELLSDLIEGIVQEGSEEIFFDTAFLETMKEYEDDIEFEEETDHYNMTLILEGEDANNLVASAVLENNVELETLFSDENLVLTTQSIEIELQMNKETKYLSNQNIKMQGDIEGSTDMVMGFTQDIRMTYNQYNEVTAIEVPQDAIELSELTGETTSDATEEDEEFVDLGEEGAEADLSSQPGVLATGEGSEEGAEDLYISIPPIYQDTSYAGTLSSLENSIPGFNTMTPEGSAMMIWSALATQEEDQWVAWFVVVNRLGMDIKNIDTTFSFENEMGEVLVEDYSIQLSEEEYGVIGNGAIVPFQVMIPEESQEDFMDVLTYIHAWPVVDTFEYEAME from the coding sequence TTGAAAAGTAAAAAGATAGGGGTAATGATTTTGTCTTTTGTAGGCGCTTTATTTGTTGGAGGCTGTGGAGAGCCTAGTGCAAGTCAGGTTTTGGATGAAAGTATAGACGCTTATAATAATCTAGACAGCTATTCACAGTCTGTTGACCAAACCGTTGCAATCGAAAACCAAGAAAATTCAGAAGAAATGAACATTAAGATGAATTCAGCATTTACAACCAATCCATATTCAATAGAACAAGTTATTAGTGATGGGGCAACAGAAGGAAACACGACAATTAGATATGTCAACGATGTTTTTTATCTAGAAGATCCGGTAAGTGGATGGATTGAATTGGGAGATGAAGGAGAAGAACTGTTATCCGATTTGATTGAAGGCATTGTTCAAGAGGGCTCAGAAGAAATCTTTTTCGATACAGCATTTCTGGAAACAATGAAAGAATATGAAGATGATATTGAATTTGAAGAAGAAACAGATCACTATAATATGACTTTGATACTAGAAGGCGAGGATGCAAACAACTTGGTAGCTTCGGCAGTTTTGGAGAATAATGTCGAACTCGAAACACTATTTTCAGATGAAAATTTGGTACTTACAACGCAAAGTATAGAAATCGAGTTACAAATGAACAAAGAAACTAAGTACCTTTCAAATCAGAACATAAAAATGCAAGGTGATATTGAAGGGTCTACAGATATGGTCATGGGCTTCACTCAAGATATTCGAATGACTTATAATCAATACAATGAAGTTACAGCGATTGAAGTTCCTCAAGACGCTATTGAGTTATCTGAATTAACTGGTGAGACAACCTCTGATGCGACGGAAGAGGACGAAGAATTTGTTGATTTGGGGGAAGAGGGGGCTGAAGCAGACTTGTCATCACAACCAGGAGTTTTAGCCACGGGTGAAGGATCTGAAGAAGGTGCAGAAGACTTGTATATCTCTATCCCACCTATTTATCAAGATACTTCGTATGCGGGCACACTGTCCAGTCTCGAAAATAGTATACCAGGGTTTAATACGATGACACCTGAGGGATCAGCTATGATGATCTGGTCAGCTTTGGCAACCCAAGAAGAAGATCAATGGGTTGCTTGGTTTGTTGTTGTGAATCGCTTAGGTATGGATATCAAAAATATTGATACTACGTTCTCATTCGAAAATGAAATGGGTGAAGTACTTGTTGAAGATTATTCTATTCAGTTATCTGAAGAAGAATACGGGGTCATAGGAAATGGTGCAATCGTGCCATTTCAAGTCATGATCCCTGAAGAATCTCAAGAAGACTTTATGGATGTGCTGACTTATATTCACGCATGGCCAGTTGTTGATACTTTTGAGTATGAAGCCATGGAATAA
- a CDS encoding 2-dehydropantoate 2-reductase → MKMAIAGSGAMGSRFGFMLHKAGNDVILIDKWKEHIETIRENGLTVKYNGTEEVVDIPIYYPDQVTNQVDVVFLFTKAMFLGEMLEDIQPIIGEDTKVVCLLNGIGHEMVMKEYVALKNILIGVTIWTAGLTGPGKIELEGTGSTEIQNFVPGGEEKAKEIVAVLKEAGLNGIYSENVKFSIWRKACVNGVLNATCSLLDTTLGEMFETEEALSVTNKIVKEFVEVAKKQDVHLDFDETVAYIVKTAEELGHHYPSMHQDLIQHNRRTEIDFINGAVARLANEYGLDAPVNALITDFIHIKEKVLNVN, encoded by the coding sequence ATGAAAATGGCAATAGCCGGAAGTGGCGCTATGGGTAGTCGTTTTGGATTTATGTTACACAAAGCGGGAAATGACGTTATACTGATCGACAAATGGAAAGAACATATTGAAACCATTAGAGAAAATGGATTGACCGTAAAGTACAATGGAACAGAAGAAGTCGTTGATATACCCATTTACTATCCAGACCAAGTTACCAATCAAGTAGATGTAGTTTTCTTATTTACAAAAGCGATGTTTTTAGGAGAAATGCTTGAAGATATCCAGCCTATTATTGGAGAAGATACAAAAGTCGTTTGTTTATTGAATGGTATCGGACACGAAATGGTCATGAAAGAATATGTTGCTCTAAAAAATATTCTGATTGGTGTAACAATATGGACTGCAGGGCTTACGGGACCAGGAAAAATCGAATTAGAAGGAACGGGTTCAACTGAAATTCAGAACTTCGTGCCGGGTGGAGAAGAAAAAGCAAAAGAAATTGTGGCTGTTTTAAAAGAAGCAGGGTTGAATGGTATCTACAGTGAAAATGTTAAATTCTCAATATGGAGAAAAGCTTGTGTAAATGGCGTACTGAATGCGACTTGCTCTCTTCTAGATACAACACTTGGTGAAATGTTCGAGACAGAAGAAGCTCTTTCAGTCACCAATAAAATTGTGAAAGAATTTGTTGAAGTAGCTAAGAAACAAGATGTTCATTTAGACTTTGATGAAACAGTCGCTTATATTGTTAAAACTGCAGAAGAATTGGGACACCACTATCCATCCATGCATCAAGATTTGATTCAACATAATAGACGAACAGAGATTGACTTCATTAACGGAGCAGTTGCAAGATTAGCTAATGAATATGGTTTAGATGCACCTGTCAATGCCTTGATTACAGATTTCATTCATATAAAAGAAAAAGTATTGAACGTAAATTAA
- the uvsE gene encoding UV DNA damage repair endonuclease UvsE, whose product MSIGYPCITVGVADTKQKTCRKASATEEHLSSLIEHNLTALKHIIEFNGQHQIRLFRISSDIIPFASDKEVNTLNWSEQFSEQFQELGKLIRKYSMRVSMHPGQYTVLNSPDEDIVKRAIADLEYHTLFLNSLGVDSSSKLILHVGGVYGDKDSAMDRFVDVYNTLSENVKDRLVIENDDRSYTIEEVLKICERTGAPAVYDNLHNAINLSDDSKSDTYWIKKAKETWKTKDGRQKTHYSQQQMNNRTGSHSKFIGIDEFMKYYNEVEKLDIDIMLEVKDKNLSAIKCILATTENGEIKDLENEWSRYKYVVLERSQEIYESIQSLLQDQSSYPVIPFYRLIEAALEEEPSNTTGVNATDQVWDYIKNSATEKEQDKYQKLLQEVKNEENTLKN is encoded by the coding sequence TTGAGTATTGGATACCCCTGTATTACAGTCGGAGTAGCAGACACTAAACAAAAGACTTGTAGAAAAGCGAGTGCTACTGAAGAACACTTAAGTTCTCTCATAGAGCACAACCTTACAGCACTTAAGCACATTATCGAATTCAATGGACAACATCAGATTCGTCTTTTTAGAATTAGCTCTGATATTATACCGTTTGCTTCTGACAAAGAAGTAAATACATTGAACTGGTCAGAACAGTTTTCAGAACAATTTCAGGAATTAGGAAAATTGATTAGAAAATACAGTATGAGAGTTTCCATGCATCCTGGCCAGTATACTGTGCTGAATTCGCCGGATGAAGATATTGTCAAAAGAGCGATTGCTGATCTTGAATATCATACGTTATTTTTAAATAGCCTTGGAGTAGATTCAAGTAGTAAGTTGATTCTGCATGTTGGAGGAGTATACGGAGATAAAGATTCTGCGATGGACCGATTTGTCGATGTTTATAATACTTTAAGTGAGAACGTAAAAGATCGATTAGTAATCGAAAATGATGACCGTTCATACACCATCGAAGAAGTCTTAAAGATCTGTGAAAGAACAGGCGCACCGGCTGTTTACGATAATTTACACAATGCTATCAACTTGAGTGATGATTCTAAATCAGACACTTACTGGATAAAAAAAGCTAAAGAAACATGGAAGACTAAGGATGGTAGGCAGAAAACCCATTATTCACAACAGCAAATGAATAATCGAACAGGTTCTCATTCTAAATTCATTGGAATAGATGAATTTATGAAGTATTACAATGAAGTGGAAAAGTTAGATATCGACATCATGTTGGAAGTAAAAGATAAAAACCTCTCTGCCATCAAATGTATTCTTGCTACCACCGAAAACGGTGAAATCAAAGATTTAGAAAATGAGTGGAGTCGATACAAATACGTCGTGCTTGAACGTTCTCAAGAAATATATGAAAGTATACAGTCTTTACTGCAAGATCAGTCATCCTACCCAGTTATTCCTTTTTATCGATTGATAGAAGCCGCTCTTGAAGAGGAGCCGTCAAATACAACAGGGGTAAATGCTACAGATCAGGTGTGGGATTATATAAAAAATAGTGCAACGGAAAAAGAACAAGATAAATATCAGAAACTGCTTCAAGAAGTGAAGAATGAAGAGAATACATTGAAAAATTAA
- a CDS encoding bifunctional UDP-sugar hydrolase/5'-nucleotidase yields the protein MKLTIFETSDIHGYLFPTDYQKRGQELGFGLFKLANVLKQQMESTEGPSVLIENGDFIQGSPLSFFVLKEKGDANSLMESINDLPYDAGVIGNHEFNYGLDYLYSAVKAAKHPVLAANILNEDKKAAFGEPYILIEKEDVKIAILGLTTQYIPHWEHPENYAGLTFHSALETAKEYVPELRKLADIVIVSYHGGFEKDIDSGTETEIQTGENEGYRLLTEVEGIDVLLTGHQHRVIAQKKNGIPTVMPGHKGSFLGKVTLDLAQENGKWIIKDSLPELIKVTEETPVECTLARKHEELNLEVEDWLDQPIGKVQGDMTIKDVEKARREEHPYVEFIQKVQMYYADCDISGTALFNNESSGFNPQVTMRDVVTNYIFPNTLAVLEVTGDDLKKAIEQSAEYFVLNDEGEIDVNPDFIEPKPQMYNYDMYEGIEYTVNVSKPFGERVTEFKYKGRAIQPEDTLQVVINQYRAVGGGDYTMFDASKIIREVTIPMNELIGNYFKEMGTVEATANHNFKIIK from the coding sequence ATGAAGTTAACCATTTTTGAAACAAGTGATATTCACGGGTACTTGTTCCCGACAGATTATCAAAAAAGAGGGCAAGAATTAGGATTTGGGCTGTTCAAATTAGCAAATGTCTTGAAACAGCAAATGGAATCTACAGAAGGGCCTTCTGTTTTGATAGAAAATGGTGATTTTATTCAAGGATCTCCACTTAGCTTTTTCGTACTTAAAGAAAAAGGAGATGCCAATTCTTTAATGGAGTCGATTAACGACTTACCATATGATGCTGGTGTCATAGGAAATCATGAATTTAATTACGGCCTAGATTATCTTTACTCGGCGGTCAAAGCAGCAAAACACCCGGTCTTAGCGGCCAATATATTAAATGAAGACAAGAAGGCTGCTTTTGGAGAACCGTACATCCTGATAGAAAAAGAAGACGTGAAAATTGCCATTTTAGGGTTGACCACTCAGTATATCCCACACTGGGAGCATCCAGAAAATTATGCAGGGTTAACGTTCCACTCGGCACTGGAAACTGCAAAAGAATATGTCCCAGAACTTAGAAAACTAGCGGATATCGTTATCGTGAGTTATCACGGTGGTTTTGAAAAAGATATTGATTCTGGAACAGAAACCGAAATTCAGACGGGGGAAAATGAAGGGTACAGACTACTAACTGAAGTAGAAGGCATCGACGTATTGCTTACTGGACACCAGCATAGAGTAATCGCTCAAAAGAAAAACGGTATCCCGACTGTGATGCCGGGTCATAAAGGCAGTTTTCTTGGAAAAGTTACATTGGATCTTGCCCAAGAAAATGGAAAGTGGATCATAAAAGATTCCCTTCCAGAACTGATTAAAGTTACTGAAGAAACACCCGTTGAATGCACGCTTGCGCGTAAGCACGAGGAATTGAACCTAGAAGTAGAAGACTGGCTAGATCAGCCAATTGGCAAGGTTCAAGGAGATATGACAATCAAGGACGTAGAGAAAGCACGTAGAGAAGAACACCCTTATGTTGAATTCATCCAAAAAGTACAGATGTACTATGCAGATTGCGACATTTCTGGAACAGCTTTATTTAACAATGAAAGTAGTGGCTTTAATCCTCAAGTAACTATGAGAGACGTTGTTACGAATTATATCTTTCCTAACACATTAGCTGTACTAGAAGTAACCGGAGATGATTTAAAGAAAGCCATTGAACAATCCGCAGAGTACTTCGTACTGAATGATGAGGGAGAAATTGATGTGAATCCAGACTTTATAGAACCCAAACCGCAAATGTACAATTATGATATGTACGAAGGAATAGAGTATACGGTGAATGTTTCTAAACCTTTTGGAGAAAGAGTTACAGAATTCAAGTATAAAGGACGCGCTATTCAACCAGAAGATACACTTCAGGTTGTGATCAATCAGTACCGAGCAGTAGGCGGTGGAGATTATACTATGTTTGATGCTTCTAAAATTATTCGCGAAGTAACGATTCCAATGAACGAACTGATTGGTAACTACTTCAAGGAAATGGGTACAGTAGAAGCAACTGCAAATCACAACTTTAAAATTATAAAATAA
- a CDS encoding EAL domain-containing protein, whose protein sequence is MITDESGAIDLYDFLHEMGLTEGIQFQINQLNWKPIEQFHEYVDAAWIDSIINERHLNMHFQPIIKGNGTIYGYEMLARFKDDEGQVIYPNQIFPAAKARGRTFALDRICRINAVKQINRLDDHLKVFINFIPTAIYAPEHCLRTTTLIAKRLNVDPKRIVFEVVETEKVEDLAHLKSILTYYSNHGFSYALDDVGAGYNTLDVLEELSPPYMKLDMVYAQGVATDIEKQTIARLFLEKANKIGSIPLAEGIETYEDFEWLKTQGYQLFQGYLFGKPEPEPLLVDKIPII, encoded by the coding sequence TTGATTACAGATGAATCTGGTGCTATTGATTTATACGATTTTTTACATGAAATGGGACTCACAGAAGGCATCCAGTTTCAAATAAATCAGTTGAATTGGAAACCTATTGAACAGTTTCACGAATATGTGGATGCTGCATGGATCGATTCCATCATTAATGAACGTCATTTAAACATGCACTTCCAACCTATTATAAAAGGTAATGGAACGATTTATGGTTATGAGATGCTGGCCAGGTTTAAAGATGATGAAGGTCAGGTAATATATCCAAATCAAATCTTCCCTGCTGCTAAAGCTCGCGGACGAACATTTGCTTTAGATCGAATTTGTCGAATCAATGCTGTTAAACAAATCAATCGCCTTGATGATCATCTTAAAGTCTTTATCAATTTCATTCCTACGGCTATTTATGCACCTGAGCATTGCTTGAGAACGACTACGCTTATTGCTAAACGTTTAAATGTGGATCCAAAGAGAATCGTATTTGAAGTTGTCGAAACTGAGAAAGTAGAAGATTTAGCGCATTTGAAGTCTATTCTAACTTATTACAGTAACCATGGATTTTCTTACGCACTCGATGATGTAGGTGCTGGATATAATACATTAGATGTTCTAGAAGAACTTTCTCCTCCTTACATGAAACTCGATATGGTTTATGCTCAAGGCGTAGCAACTGACATAGAGAAGCAGACGATTGCACGTTTATTTCTTGAAAAAGCGAATAAAATCGGCTCTATACCTCTAGCTGAAGGAATTGAAACATACGAGGATTTTGAGTGGTTGAAAACTCAAGGATATCAATTATTCCAAGGATATCTATTCGGAAAACCAGAACCCGAGCCTCTATTGGTAGACAAAATACCGATTATTTAA
- a CDS encoding alpha/beta hydrolase yields the protein MKNWIKDHWKKIIVSFLLIILLIIGGILTYVQSATYSAMPEAVAILEDEAVQTDGNTIVIEPDEALGNVVLYQGGFVEKEAYLPLAKALSEKGYRVFIPQMPLNLAILGVNRFEDIVEAYPSELPWWIGGHSLGGTSALLYAVDHLNEIDGVFLLASYPSDGADLSQADIPVVSFFATNDEVINQERYEESKALLPEQTEYEVIEGGNHSNFGYYGFQKGDGESTNTREQQLDQVVDYFQEVAE from the coding sequence ATGAAAAATTGGATAAAAGATCATTGGAAGAAGATCATTGTTTCTTTTCTACTGATTATCTTACTCATTATTGGTGGAATCCTCACTTATGTTCAAAGCGCCACTTATTCTGCCATGCCTGAAGCAGTAGCTATACTTGAAGACGAAGCCGTTCAGACTGATGGAAATACGATTGTGATAGAACCTGATGAAGCACTCGGAAATGTTGTATTATATCAAGGAGGTTTTGTTGAGAAAGAAGCTTACTTGCCATTAGCTAAAGCATTAAGTGAAAAAGGATACCGTGTTTTTATACCGCAAATGCCTTTGAATCTTGCCATATTAGGTGTTAATCGTTTTGAAGACATTGTAGAAGCGTATCCTTCTGAATTGCCTTGGTGGATTGGCGGACATTCTTTGGGAGGAACTAGTGCTTTACTTTACGCGGTTGATCACCTAAATGAGATAGATGGCGTATTTCTACTAGCTTCTTATCCTAGCGATGGAGCGGATTTATCACAAGCTGATATACCGGTCGTGTCGTTCTTCGCAACGAATGATGAAGTCATTAATCAGGAACGATATGAAGAGTCTAAAGCTCTTCTTCCAGAACAAACGGAGTACGAGGTTATAGAAGGCGGAAACCACTCTAATTTTGGATATTATGGTTTTCAAAAAGGAGATGGAGAAAGCACGAATACTCGTGAACAACAGTTGGATCAAGTTGTAGATTATTTTCAAGAAGTAGCAGAATAA
- a CDS encoding TspO/MBR family protein, protein MSKSKKFGILYLVVFGVMIFLNYWSATDVGSTADDQQALIQPAGFAFSIWGLIYLSVLIWIVRLFFIKQFEGTIYDKVKVWLLLNFALNGAWIIMFTGDQIGLSTVVIVGLLLTLVMIYRTISKIRYNFFDRFPFSIYFGWVTVATIVNIFTWAVSSDVQEILGLSELNWTVILLVVATILCVYISLKYTDWSYPLVFVWSFTGIIIENTQSTIILLAGVCIAVQALSTVYTAYKAYKTERVHA, encoded by the coding sequence ATGTCAAAAAGTAAAAAGTTTGGAATACTCTATCTAGTTGTCTTTGGAGTAATGATATTTCTAAATTATTGGTCAGCCACCGATGTAGGTTCTACCGCTGACGATCAACAAGCGCTAATTCAGCCAGCAGGATTTGCCTTTTCTATCTGGGGATTAATTTATTTGAGTGTATTGATTTGGATTGTTAGATTATTTTTCATCAAGCAATTTGAAGGAACGATCTACGATAAAGTTAAAGTCTGGTTGTTGCTGAACTTTGCTTTGAATGGTGCATGGATCATTATGTTTACTGGAGATCAAATCGGATTATCTACAGTTGTTATAGTAGGACTACTCTTAACACTAGTGATGATTTACCGTACGATTTCAAAAATTAGATATAACTTTTTTGATCGATTCCCGTTTTCTATTTATTTTGGATGGGTCACTGTCGCAACAATTGTCAACATTTTTACATGGGCAGTATCATCTGATGTTCAAGAAATCTTAGGTTTAAGCGAATTGAATTGGACGGTGATTTTACTAGTTGTTGCAACGATACTATGCGTATACATTTCGCTAAAATATACAGATTGGTCGTATCCATTAGTCTTTGTCTGGTCATTTACCGGCATCATTATTGAAAATACGCAATCCACGATTATCTTGCTTGCAGGTGTTTGTATTGCTGTTCAAGCCCTTAGTACAGTCTACACAGCCTATAAAGCGTACAAAACAGAAAGGGTTCATGCCTAA